From the Pyrenophora tritici-repentis strain M4 chromosome 5, whole genome shotgun sequence genome, the window GTTGAAAAGAACGACAACCACATGTAGATTCCATCTAGTATGGGATGCCATCGTATTCTCCGTATCCAAGTGCCAGATTCATATTCTGCAGGCATTGAGTCGCCGCGCCCTTGAGCAGGTTGTCGATGGTCGCATTGACGACAACGCGCTTGCCTGAGCTATGGACGGCAAAACCACCAATCTCGACGCCGTGTTTGCCAGAGATGTTCTTCACGAGTGGTGACTCTCCGACAATCTTGACGAGCTTCTCCCCAGCGTAGCGATCTTGGTAGAGATTGCGGATGTCGCGAGAAGTCATTGTGCGGTTAAGCGGGATAGAGATGGTGTGCTATTGCAACAAGTCAGCTGTCGAAACTACCAAAACCACTGTATTTGTAATCAGACAGGAACCTGACTTACGTGAATACCCTGGAACCAGACAGCAACATGGGGAATGAAGGCAACCTCGGTGCCCAGTTGTCGCGAGATTTCCTTCTCGTGAATATGGTCTGTCAAGCTGTACGGGATGAGGTTGTTCTCGAGATTCTTCACATCGTTCTTGGGGCTCGGCTTGGTACCTGCTCCAGAATAACCGGAAACACCAAACACAGTTGGCTGGCCGCCTATGAACTCAAGCAGAGGCGCGATGCCAAGCTGAGCAGCAGTAGCATAGCAACCAGGGTTGGCTATCCGTCTAGCTTCGGAGATTTGTGAACGGTTGATAGTTTCTGGCAATCCGTACGTCCATGTTTCGTCGAATCGGTAGTCGGCACTGAGGTCCACGATGAGGGTATCTTTGCCGCTCTCGTTGATGGCGTCAACAAAAGGCTTGCATACACCGTTAGGGAGGGCCATGACCCAGCAGTCAACTTCGCCGTTTTCGGCCATCTTCTTGACGTCTTCAGGCGACAGGTTCTCATATGTAATTTGTCGCTTAGCATAGCCCTCTAGCTTCTTGCCAGCAAGCTCACGTGACGATACATGGCGCAAGTCCATGTTGGGGTGCTTGTTGAGCAGTTCGATCAAAGCCTGGCCGGTGTATCCTCGCGCACCGATCAGGGCGACTTTAGCGGGGTAGTCCCTGCTCTTGTGCTTGATGCCATACGGTGGGTTGGGGTTGGTAGTCTCCATAGAGCGTGTTGCAGTGGTCGCGAAGCCTCGGGAAGATGCAGCCTTGTTGCGTCGAGGGCTCAGCATAGGTCGTGAAGACCGACTAGCCATTGTTGCGTAACCGCGAGTTTGCTGTCCCTGCTTCAGGCTGGCTACAAAGTCAGCTGCCCGACGGAACTGCGCATCCAAACTGTCCTGAAGGATGCCACGGCCCTGTTTTGTATACTCCTCAAGCAGTTTGAAGATCTCAGAAGACTGTGCGGATCCCCACCAACAGAAGACCTCATTCTCCCTACGCAGAAAGCCGTCTGTCTTTTCCAAGTGCCATTTCACGTAGTTTTGTGATTGGTCGTCAACCACCCAGTAGAGCTTCGGGTACTTCTGCTTCATGCGTTGGAACACGAGATCGTTGAGGTTGTTGAGGAAAGCGTCTTTTGTCATGCTGAAATGAGACAGCTGGGCAAACTCTCCCTCGGACGTGGGTGGGTAGACGACGGCAACAACACCCATTGAGTCATCGTGGAAGACTTCAAAGGGCCGGTTTTTCAGGTTTTGGATGTACCTGTTCACGGCATCGCTCGCATCGGCGCCTCGGGTTTTGGTGATGGCCTCTTGCAGAGCGGTAACGTCCAAGTCTTCAAATTTGCTAATTTCCTTGACGCTTCCGCCATTGCGGATAAGTGTACCGCTTCCAGTGTGGGTGAAGAGCTCCTTTCCGAGGTTGGACGGGTGTGTAATTGCTACACTCGATGTGCGCGGGAGGCCATCAAGCAGCTTCTTCGCCTCCACAATCTTCAGCTTGGTGCCGTACTTAACCCACGACTGTTTCATGTACGTGTCGTACTCGCCCTCCAGGTTGATGTGGGGAATAAGCTTGGACTCGGCGTTGAACAAGCCTCCCTTCTCAGAGAGATAGATGACCTTGAGAGGTTGGAATTCGCGGGCCAAGGCTGCAGCAGCTACATCGGCGTTGATGTTGAGGATCTGACCGTCGAGCGTCTCGCCCATGGAGCACAGAATTGGTAGCTCCTTGTTCTCCAGAGCATCCATGATCTGTCTCGTGTTGACGTTGGTGATGTTGCCGACGTACTTCCACTTGTCCTTGTCCAGGTAGTCGGCTTGCAGAGCACCAGCGGTGATGGGCCGCGAGGGCACACCCCAGTCCTTCTTCAGTGTCATGACCAGATCCATGTTTGCCTCGAGGAACAGCTTGCGCGCGATGCCCAGCGTCTTCTTGTCCGTGACCCGTATGCCATCGATAAAGTCGGGCTCGACGCCTGACTCAAGGAGCAGCTGGTTCATCTGAGGGCCGGCACCATGGACAATAATGGGGTACAGTCCTATTGCGTGGAGCTGCTGGAGAGCGAAACATAGCTCCTCCAGGTGGTCGGTCAGAATGGCTCCTCCCACTTTTACGACGGCAAATTGGTGCGGTGAGACGGAGCGGAATTGGCCCAGGTACTGGTCGACTTCGCGGCGGGAACTGGAGCTGGCCAACAGATTAAGAAAGGCAGCGTATATGGACGAATTGCGGCCATCCTTGGACGAGGACGTATATAGGCGGCTCGGCGTCGTGGTCGCGACAAGTGCTCGGGGGAGGCTACGTGGGGTTTGCGCGAGGATACGGTGGGATGATCGGGCAGCCACACGGCTGGCTCGGATGAAGCTCTGCATGGTGAGTGAAGTAAGTGTCGCTCCCAGCTACCCAGGCCCAGGGCGACTTTAAGCAAACCGAATTGGCACCGTGACTGTTCGGTGGAGACTGGAGTCAATCTGAAGTCTGAGCGGATGCAAAAGATATGACGCGCGGAAGCAACAAAAATTCGCTACTTCCGTTATCGCTGCGCGGTTTCCCCAGACGGACAGGGCATCGGCCATCTAGCGCCAACTCCGACATAAGCTGCCATGGCTTGCCATTGGCGCGTGCATGCCTCGGAGCGTGTTGGCTCATTGTGTGAGCCCGAGAAGGGCAGACTTTAGGGCGATTATTCCATCCTGGTGCATGCAGTCATGCACCGCCAGCTGGTCTACCGCAAAACCGCGCGAACCATATACCAGATGAACCCTAAAAGAAATACGGGGTAGTATGATTCGCTACATGCTTTTGGATTGATACCATGTATACAACAGACATGAATTGTTATCAGCCCTTTGCGTAGTTACTGTCCGTGTGCTGTATTGGGGCAAGAGGCTGATTTTTCCCATCTAAGCACTTGCATGCTAGCGCGGATATCATGTTCCTGGGTCGATAGGAAATGTGTGCTCTGCATGCAGTAGGATATGACGTTGTCCATGCGTATCTGAGAGTAGCGGGCATGCAACGTTGGAAGGGTTAGGGTGCAATAGACGAGTCAAACTTGAGTTGAATGGTGAACCAGGACCATCTGGAAGAACTTAGTCATGTAAAGGGCAGAGGGTATCCAAAGAGCTAATATTAGTACTGCTATGCGCCTCTCAATTGCTTTTGTGTATCAACATCAGCAGTCACTCGGAAAAAGCAAAATCCCATTAGGAGTAGCAAAGGCCCAGTGATGAAGACAAGTGCGAATAAACATAAGCGCAGGTGGTCTACAAACAAGCATAAAACTCCATTTGGTCGTCTGACAATCATGCTAGGAACTGGGCTCTCGAGGTATCATAAGGGGGCGCATCGTTCCGAGCAGCATGATTGTCAAATCGCAAACAAAGACAAGAAGACATCTGACCGTCGCTCCCTATTCGCCGTGAAGACATATGCTACAGTGACCCATGTCATTCGTCATAGCGCAACTCGTAGCCATTCCTCCCCTTCCTCCATGGCTCCTCTCGCGTTCGTCCGTGCCATTATTAATTTCTGTATGATTCGTGGTATCTCATGTGTGGTGGGTTTAGTTCTTTTGCGTCGCAACGACTACGAATATGTTAGCCAGGAGTAGCGGCGTCGCAGGCTACGGAAAACCTACCGGAGGGTACAATAATGACAACGAGTAGGATGATGATGCCGACAATAAGGCACATGCGCATCTTCATATCCTTCCACCACATCTGCTTGCGCACGCGGTTGGCGCCCCTTCGGAAGCCCTGGGCGGACACGGCAAGGTTGTCAGTCTTGTCCTGTAGCGAGTCCAGGCGTGCTCCTCGCTCCGAGACCTTGTTGATGTTGTCGCGCATGATGCCGACAGTGCTGTCGATTTCCTGGTACATGGTCAGCATATGAGGTCACACATGTAGTGGTACGAGCTCCATAGCACACTTCCTGTACATCTGTGCTGGTTTGCATGAGTGCGCAAAGCAACGGAGATGCACGGGTACGAGCGTATGCCCTGTGCAGTTGTCGTCGCATCACATTGCATCATGTTACTGGTACAAGCTTCCCGCGAACGTCGGGTTTAGGTACCATAGCTCGGCCGCACCTGCGCTGCGATGGATGCGACGACGAGTGCAAGACGTTGCGATGGCGGGGGGAAGTGAGGACAACGTACGGCTTGGAGAGCTGCTGTGCGGTGGTTGCCATTCTGGCCCTGACCGGCGCCCTGCTGGCCGGCGCCGCCGCTGGGGATGTAGGGATCATACGGGGGCTCCTCGCGGCTCGACATGGTTGAAGATACGGTGTAAAGGTAGGGTGGTGATAAGTGCGACTGTCGTGGAGTTCAGAGGTGGTGGTGGGTGTGGAGGGTGCGGGTGATGGAGGGTGTGGTGTTTGAAAGATGGAGACAGTTGGTGTGGTTGGGTTGCGGAAGACCAAGGCACTCCGCTCAGCCCGCTCGGATGGCGAACGAAGGCAATGTGTCAGCTCGGTTTGAGCAGTGAGGCTGGTGTTTGCGTGAAACCTGGCGCAACAAGACGGAAATTGCATATGAACACGACAGTTGTAAATGTACGTGATTTGATTGACTTTGATATGGCGTCAATGGATTTGCGTTGTGAAGGCTGTCTATTTGGCTCTTGCGACAGTGCAACCGTTGCTCCGTCAATCCCCAGCGCTGTGCGCCACACTGACACGTGATCTGCACCAAGCACCAGCCTCACCATGACGAGGCCACTTTCCCTGACATGATTCGCCACGGGCTGTCGTCTTGATGTGCCTGGGGAGGGTGCAGTTAAATTGCCCATGGTGGTTTTTGTTGCGCACACGTGCTAGAGTTTCGAGTCGGCCAGGATTTGGTTGTCCCCCGGACAAAAAGACGACGTACCCTTgcatcagcagctcagccACGCAAATACGACGTTGTGTTGGTCAAAGAGAGCTCGGCAGGCGTGGCGACCAGGTAATACGGGCGACAACAACGGTCCGGTTTTTAGAATAGCTGCTAAGCGGGAGTTGGCGTCTTCACCTTTGCCGTCTGCCGCCGTCTCGTCTGGCTGTCATGGCTGTCGTGCCGGTCCGGCTGTTCGCAGGACGTCTCCACGGGCTCGCGACGTATTGTGCAGCAGGATGGATGCATTATCGACGGCGGAACATTCTCCTCGCCGTCTGGGCCTATCAGCTGCTGAAGGAGCCCTCACGCAGGCACCGCAAGCCCGCAGCCCGTAGCCCGTTTGCGGTGGGCCCTGATCGCCAAGCCGCGTGTGCTAGAAGCCATGTCTTGAATCTTGGGGACTGGGACCGCTAACAACCCAGTCGCCTGCTCAGGAGTTCCCGCAACAACCGCTCAGCACCCAGCTCCCCATTTCCCTCTGTCCTTTCTCTACTATACACCGCTCGCTGAAGTAATACGCTGCTTGCCCAGACGTCTGTTTCCCATAAACCTCCACTTCCAGCCCTTGTCCCTCAAGCCTTCCCTCCTTTCCCCGTCGCTCGTTCCATACATAGCCAAGTCAATCAATCGACCCTCTGTCTATCCTACCCCACATCCACACAAAGACCCTCGCTGGCCAGTGTACGCTAATCCACCGCCATTGTCATATTCGCACAGCACTGCGCATCGTCTGATAGCTTGCCGGTCACAGCATGAGGT encodes:
- a CDS encoding ArgC, Acetylglutamate semialdehyde dehydrogenase, translated to MQSFIRASRVAARSSHRILAQTPRSLPRALVATTTPSRLYTSSSKDGRNSSIYAAFLNLLASSSSRREVDQYLGQFRSVSPHQFAVVKVGGAILTDHLEELCFALQQLHAIGLYPIIVHGAGPQMNQLLLESGVEPDFIDGIRVTDKKTLGIARKLFLEANMDLVMTLKKDWGVPSRPITAGALQADYLDKDKWKYVGNITNVNTRQIMDALENKELPILCSMGETLDGQILNINADVAAAALAREFQPLKVIYLSEKGGLFNAESKLIPHINLEGEYDTYMKQSWVKYGTKLKIVEAKKLLDGLPRTSSVAITHPSNLGKELFTHTGSGTLIRNGGSVKEISKFEDLDVTALQEAITKTRGADASDAVNRYIQNLKNRPFEVFHDDSMGVVAVVYPPTSEGEFAQLSHFSMTKDAFLNNLNDLVFQRMKQKYPKLYWVVDDQSQNYVKWHLEKTDGFLRRENEVFCWWGSAQSSEIFKLLEEYTKQGRGILQDSLDAQFRRAADFVASLKQGQQTRGYATMASRSSRPMLSPRRNKAASSRGFATTATRSMETTNPNPPYGIKHKSRDYPAKVALIGARGYTGQALIELLNKHPNMDLRHVSSRELAGKKLEGYAKRQITYENLSPEDVKKMAENGEVDCWVMALPNGVCKPFVDAINESGKDTLIVDLSADYRFDETWTYGLPETINRSQISEARRIANPGCYATAAQLGIAPLLEFIGGQPTVFGVSGYSGAGTKPSPKNDVKNLENNLIPYSLTDHIHEKEISRQLGTEVAFIPHVAVWFQGIHHTISIPLNRTMTSRDIRNLYQDRYAGEKLVKIVGESPLVKNISGKHGVEIGGFAVHSSGKRVVVNATIDNLLKGAATQCLQNMNLALGYGEYDGIPY
- a CDS encoding SNC1, Synaptobrevin/VAMP protein — protein: MSSREEPPYDPYIPSGGAGQQGAGQGQNGNHRTAALQAEIDSTVGIMRDNINKVSERGARLDSLQDKTDNLAVSAQGFRRGANRVRKQMWWKDMKMRMCLIVGIIILLVVIIVPSVVATQKN